In Cupriavidus basilensis, one genomic interval encodes:
- a CDS encoding electron transfer flavoprotein subunit alpha/FixB family protein, with protein MTALVISEHDNQSIKAATLNTVTAAAQCGGDVHVLVAGANAAAAAAAAAKIAGVSKVLLADAPQFADGLAENVAEQVLAIASDYSHILAPASAYGKNILPRVAAKLDVAQLSDITKVDSPDTFERPIYAGNAISIVQSSDKVKIITVRGTGFDAAAAEGGSAAVENLPAVADAGISQFVSREVTKSDRPELTAAKIIVSGGRGVGSGENYTKVLTPLADKLNAAMGASRAAVDAGFVPNDYQVGQTGKIVAPQLYIAVGISGAIQHLAGMKDSKVIVAINKDAEAPIFSVADYGLVGDLNTVVPELVAALG; from the coding sequence ATGACTGCACTCGTCATTTCTGAACACGACAACCAATCCATCAAGGCCGCCACGCTGAACACCGTGACGGCAGCCGCCCAGTGCGGTGGCGATGTCCACGTGCTGGTGGCCGGCGCCAATGCCGCAGCCGCCGCTGCTGCCGCTGCGAAGATCGCCGGCGTGTCCAAGGTACTGCTGGCCGACGCGCCGCAGTTCGCCGACGGCCTGGCCGAAAACGTGGCCGAGCAAGTGCTGGCCATCGCCAGCGACTACAGCCACATCCTGGCGCCCGCATCGGCCTACGGCAAGAACATCCTGCCGCGCGTCGCGGCCAAGCTGGACGTAGCCCAGCTGTCGGATATCACCAAGGTCGACAGCCCGGACACGTTCGAGCGCCCGATCTACGCCGGCAACGCGATCTCGATCGTGCAATCGTCGGACAAGGTCAAGATCATCACCGTGCGCGGTACCGGCTTTGACGCTGCCGCAGCCGAAGGTGGTTCGGCCGCCGTGGAAAACCTGCCCGCCGTGGCCGACGCTGGCATCTCGCAATTCGTTTCGCGCGAAGTCACCAAGAGCGACCGCCCCGAGCTGACCGCCGCCAAGATCATCGTGTCCGGTGGCCGTGGCGTGGGTTCCGGCGAGAACTACACCAAGGTGCTGACGCCGCTGGCCGACAAGCTGAACGCCGCGATGGGCGCGTCCCGCGCTGCTGTCGATGCCGGCTTCGTGCCCAACGATTACCAGGTCGGCCAGACCGGCAAGATCGTCGCGCCGCAGCTGTATATCGCCGTCGGCATCTCCGGTGCGATCCAGCATCTGGCCGGCATGAAGGACTCCAAGGTGATCGTGGCGATCAACAAGGATGCCGAAGCCCCGATCTTCTCGGTGGCCGACTACGGCCTGGTTGGCGATCTGAACACCGTCGTGCCCGAACTGGTGGCCGCGCTGGGCTGA
- a CDS encoding acyl-CoA dehydrogenase, translated as MTYRAPLKDMLFVMNELADLDAVSKLPGFEDATPETAQAVLDEAAKFNEQVVAPLNRIGDTNPSSWKDGVVTTTPGFKDAFRQFGEGGWQGVLHPQEFGGQGLPKLIATACNEMLNTANLSFALCPLLTDGAIEALLTAGSDAQKATFLPKLISGEWTGTMNLTEPQAGSDLAAVRTRAEPQGDGTYKVFGTKIFITYGEHDMAQNIVHLVLARTPTAPEGVKGISLFIVPKFLVNEDGSLGARNDAHCVSIEHKLGIKASPTAVLQFGDHGGAIGTLVGEENRGLEYMFIMMNSARFSVGMQGIAVSERAYQQAVNFARERVQSRPVDGSAREAVTIIHHPDVKRMLMTMRSLIEGARAVAYVAAAMCDTAHQHADDAVRKQSQAFYEFMVPIVKGWSTELSIDVTSLGVQVHGGMGFIEETGAAQHYRDARILPIYEGTTAIQANDLVGRKTLRDGGAVARAICAQIAETEAALGKHGGAAFTAVQAQLAKGRAALETVVAFVVANAKSDPNAVFAGSVPYLKLCGIVFSGWQLGRAMLAADAKRGEDPSFHDAKISTAHFYAEHILSQASGLRDAIVAGAVPVNALSEAQF; from the coding sequence ATGACCTACCGTGCCCCGCTCAAGGACATGCTGTTCGTGATGAACGAACTGGCCGATCTTGACGCAGTCAGCAAGCTGCCCGGCTTCGAGGACGCCACGCCGGAGACGGCGCAGGCGGTGCTCGACGAGGCGGCCAAATTCAACGAACAAGTGGTGGCGCCGCTCAACCGCATCGGTGACACCAATCCCAGCAGCTGGAAGGACGGCGTGGTTACCACCACGCCCGGTTTCAAGGACGCGTTCCGCCAGTTTGGCGAGGGTGGCTGGCAGGGCGTGCTGCATCCGCAGGAATTTGGCGGCCAGGGCTTGCCCAAGTTGATCGCCACCGCCTGCAACGAGATGCTGAACACGGCGAACCTGTCGTTCGCGCTGTGCCCGCTGCTGACGGACGGCGCCATCGAAGCCCTGCTGACGGCGGGCAGCGACGCGCAAAAGGCCACCTTCCTGCCCAAGCTGATCTCCGGCGAGTGGACCGGCACCATGAACCTGACCGAGCCGCAGGCCGGCTCGGACCTGGCGGCCGTGCGCACGCGCGCCGAGCCGCAGGGTGACGGTACCTACAAGGTGTTCGGCACCAAGATCTTCATCACCTACGGTGAGCACGATATGGCGCAGAACATCGTCCATCTCGTTCTTGCGCGCACGCCCACGGCACCCGAGGGCGTCAAGGGCATCTCGCTGTTCATCGTGCCCAAGTTCCTGGTGAATGAGGACGGTTCGCTGGGCGCGCGCAATGATGCGCACTGCGTGTCGATCGAGCACAAGCTGGGCATCAAGGCCAGCCCCACGGCCGTGCTGCAGTTCGGCGATCACGGTGGCGCCATCGGCACGCTGGTCGGCGAGGAGAACCGCGGCCTGGAATACATGTTCATCATGATGAACTCGGCGCGTTTCTCCGTCGGCATGCAAGGCATCGCCGTGTCGGAGCGGGCCTACCAGCAGGCTGTGAATTTTGCCCGCGAGCGCGTGCAAAGCCGTCCGGTCGATGGTTCCGCACGCGAGGCCGTGACCATCATTCATCACCCGGACGTCAAGCGCATGCTGATGACCATGCGCTCGCTGATCGAAGGCGCGCGCGCGGTAGCGTATGTGGCCGCGGCCATGTGCGACACGGCGCACCAGCATGCCGACGACGCGGTGCGCAAGCAAAGCCAGGCGTTCTACGAGTTCATGGTGCCCATCGTCAAGGGCTGGAGCACCGAGTTGTCGATCGATGTGACCAGCCTGGGCGTGCAGGTACACGGCGGCATGGGCTTCATCGAGGAGACCGGCGCGGCCCAGCATTATCGCGATGCCCGCATCCTGCCGATCTACGAAGGCACGACCGCGATCCAGGCGAACGACCTCGTCGGCCGTAAGACGCTGCGCGACGGTGGCGCGGTGGCCCGTGCGATCTGCGCGCAGATCGCCGAGACCGAGGCGGCGCTGGGCAAGCATGGTGGCGCGGCATTCACCGCGGTGCAGGCGCAACTGGCCAAGGGGCGCGCCGCGCTGGAGACCGTCGTGGCGTTCGTCGTGGCCAATGCCAAGTCGGACCCGAATGCCGTGTTTGCCGGCAGCGTGCCTTACCTGAAGCTCTGCGGCATCGTGTTTTCAGGCTGGCAGCTTGGCCGCGCGATGCTCGCGGCGGATGCGAAGCGTGGCGAGGATCCGTCCTTCCACGACGCCAAGATCTCGACGGCGCATTTCTACGCGGAACACATCCTGTCGCAGGCATCGGGTTTGCGCGATGCCATCGTGGCAGGCGCGGTGCCGGTCAATGCGTTGAGCGAAGCGCAGTTCTGA
- a CDS encoding D-amino acid dehydrogenase, whose product MRVLVLGSGVIGVTSAWYLARAGHEVTVIDREAAPALGTSFANAGQISPGYASPWAAPGVPLKAIKWMFQEHAPLSIKPDGTLFQLQWMWQMLMNCSAERYAVNKERMVRLAEYSRDCIVALRADTGIAYEGRQQGTLQLFRTAEQLDGAAKDIAVLEQAGVPYQLLSREELAASEPALAAVSHKLTGGLRLPNDETGDCQLFTRQLAAMAEGLGVQFQYNRSIDGLLTKGDAVTGAVVGGEPVMADVVVVALGSWSTPFVKNFLPGLSNLPVYPLKGFSLTVPMTNADRSPVSTVLDETFKVAITRFDDRIRVGGMAQIVGYDRTLDPAKRRTLEHVVTDLFPGAGDVSRASFWTGLRPMTPDGTPIVGPTKVKGLWLNTGHGTLGWTMACGSGKLLSDLVSGTSPAIRADDLSVARYLKPARTHAAPRHAAA is encoded by the coding sequence ATGCGCGTTCTCGTTCTTGGCAGTGGCGTAATTGGCGTTACCAGCGCCTGGTACCTGGCCCGTGCCGGCCATGAGGTCACCGTGATCGACCGGGAGGCCGCACCCGCGCTGGGGACCAGTTTCGCCAACGCCGGCCAGATCTCCCCGGGGTATGCATCGCCCTGGGCCGCACCCGGCGTGCCGCTCAAAGCCATCAAGTGGATGTTCCAGGAGCACGCACCGCTGTCCATCAAACCGGACGGCACGCTGTTCCAGCTGCAATGGATGTGGCAGATGCTGATGAACTGCAGCGCTGAGCGCTATGCCGTCAACAAGGAACGCATGGTGCGCCTGGCCGAGTACAGCCGCGACTGCATCGTCGCCCTGCGCGCCGATACCGGCATCGCCTACGAGGGCCGCCAGCAAGGCACGCTGCAACTCTTCCGCACCGCCGAGCAGCTCGACGGCGCCGCCAAGGACATTGCCGTGCTGGAGCAAGCCGGCGTGCCCTACCAGTTGCTATCGCGCGAGGAACTCGCCGCCAGCGAACCGGCCCTGGCCGCCGTCAGCCACAAGCTGACCGGCGGCCTGCGGCTACCCAACGATGAAACCGGCGACTGCCAGCTGTTCACCCGGCAACTCGCCGCCATGGCCGAAGGCCTGGGCGTGCAGTTCCAATACAACCGCTCCATCGACGGGCTGCTGACCAAGGGTGATGCCGTTACCGGCGCCGTGGTGGGCGGCGAGCCTGTCATGGCCGACGTGGTCGTGGTAGCGTTGGGCAGCTGGTCGACACCGTTCGTGAAAAACTTCCTGCCGGGCCTGTCGAACCTGCCGGTGTACCCACTTAAGGGATTTTCGCTCACGGTGCCGATGACCAATGCCGATCGCAGCCCCGTTTCCACGGTGCTCGACGAAACCTTCAAGGTGGCAATCACCCGCTTCGACGATCGCATCCGCGTGGGCGGCATGGCGCAGATCGTGGGTTATGACCGCACGCTCGACCCGGCCAAGCGCCGCACCCTGGAGCATGTGGTCACAGACCTGTTCCCGGGCGCGGGCGATGTCAGCCGTGCCAGCTTCTGGACCGGACTGCGCCCGATGACGCCGGATGGCACGCCCATCGTCGGCCCCACGAAGGTCAAGGGCCTGTGGCTCAATACCGGCCATGGCACGCTGGGCTGGACCATGGCCTGCGGCTCGGGCAAGCTGCTGTCGGACCTGGTGTCCGGCACCTCGCCGGCGATCCGCGCGGACGACCTCTCGGTGGCTCGCTATCTCAAGCCAGCGAGAACGCACGCCGCCCCGCGCCACGCGGCGGCCTGA
- a CDS encoding Lrp/AsnC ligand binding domain-containing protein, whose product MRTSRQPVRSLDRLDRKILALLQADGRMSMKELAEAVGLTITPCIERVKRMERDGVIMGYYARLNPALLGSGLLVFVEISLGNKSGNMFEQFRREVSRIPEVLECHLVSGDFDYLIKARIREIGEYRRLLGDILLQLPGAAQSKSYVVMEEIKETLAIAVDEKAPHA is encoded by the coding sequence ATGAGAACGAGTCGTCAGCCCGTGCGCAGCCTGGACCGGCTGGATCGGAAGATCCTGGCCTTGCTCCAGGCGGACGGGCGTATGTCGATGAAGGAACTGGCGGAAGCGGTTGGCCTGACCATCACGCCATGCATCGAGCGGGTCAAGCGCATGGAGCGTGACGGCGTGATCATGGGCTACTACGCGCGCCTGAATCCCGCGCTGCTCGGCAGCGGCTTGCTGGTGTTTGTCGAGATCTCGCTGGGCAACAAGTCCGGCAATATGTTCGAGCAGTTCCGCCGCGAGGTGTCGCGCATTCCGGAAGTGCTGGAGTGCCATCTGGTCTCGGGCGATTTCGACTACCTGATCAAGGCGCGCATCCGCGAGATCGGCGAGTACCGCCGTTTGCTGGGCGATATCCTGTTGCAGCTGCCGGGCGCCGCTCAGTCCAAGAGCTACGTGGTGATGGAAGAGATCAAGGAAACGCTGGCGATCGCGGTCGACGAGAAGGCGCCGCACGCGTGA
- a CDS encoding PA0069 family radical SAM protein → MPTRPPSSSPLKGRAARSNDVSRFDAWTRERVADESQAFDEPETPQIQTIVFTEKAKRIVSRNQSPDLPFDASINPYRGCEHGCIYCYARPSHAYLGLSPGLDFETRLYAKDNAAALLEAELAHRNYVPTVIALGANTDPYQPIERDLKITRGILEVLERFNHPVAITTKSGVVTRDIDILQRMAAKNLVRVHMSVTSLKNEIARTLEPRASAPARRLAAIASLSEAGIPVGVMVAPVIPSLTDPEMESILEAGARAGAKTAAYILLRLPREVEQLFSEWLATYHPLRARHVESLVAQMRGGQAYDSRFGTRMTGTGIFAELLRKRFKLACQRFGLNAERHPLTIEHFSQASAAPQMSLF, encoded by the coding sequence GTGCCAACCCGACCACCCTCCTCCAGCCCGCTGAAAGGCCGGGCGGCGCGTTCGAACGACGTCAGCCGGTTCGACGCCTGGACCCGCGAACGGGTCGCCGACGAGTCCCAAGCCTTCGATGAGCCAGAGACACCCCAAATCCAGACCATTGTCTTCACGGAGAAGGCCAAACGCATCGTCTCGCGCAACCAGTCGCCAGACCTGCCGTTCGACGCGTCCATCAACCCGTACCGCGGGTGCGAGCATGGCTGCATCTATTGCTATGCCCGGCCCAGCCACGCCTATCTGGGGCTTTCGCCAGGCCTCGACTTCGAAACCCGTCTGTACGCAAAAGACAATGCCGCCGCCTTGCTCGAGGCCGAACTGGCTCACCGCAACTATGTACCGACGGTGATCGCGCTGGGGGCCAATACGGATCCTTACCAGCCCATCGAGCGGGATCTCAAGATCACGCGCGGCATCCTGGAAGTGCTGGAGCGATTCAACCACCCGGTGGCCATCACGACGAAGTCGGGCGTGGTCACGCGCGACATCGACATCCTGCAGCGCATGGCGGCCAAGAACCTGGTCCGGGTCCATATGTCGGTGACGTCGCTCAAGAACGAGATCGCCCGCACGCTGGAGCCCCGCGCAAGCGCGCCGGCGCGCCGCCTTGCCGCCATCGCTTCCCTGAGCGAGGCCGGCATACCGGTGGGGGTGATGGTGGCGCCGGTCATTCCGAGCCTGACCGATCCGGAAATGGAGTCCATCCTTGAGGCCGGCGCCAGGGCCGGCGCGAAAACCGCGGCGTATATCCTGCTGCGCCTGCCGCGCGAGGTGGAGCAGCTGTTCTCAGAGTGGCTGGCCACCTACCATCCGCTGCGCGCCCGGCACGTCGAAAGCCTGGTCGCGCAAATGCGCGGGGGCCAGGCCTACGACTCACGGTTCGGCACGCGCATGACCGGCACGGGCATCTTTGCCGAACTGCTGCGCAAGCGCTTCAAGCTGGCCTGCCAGCGCTTCGGGCTCAATGCCGAGCGCCACCCGCTCACCATCGAACATTTCTCCCAGGCGAGCGCCGCGCCGCAGATGTCGCTGTTCTAG
- a CDS encoding LysR family transcriptional regulator has product MHFDLLDIAVFVRAASLGNLSAAARDLGLSTSSASSRLAQLEQQLGTRLLHRTTRRISLTGEGERFLEHAAQLLDTAGQAAQSVGRGAQAPQGQLRVTVPASFGRQHVSPAIPAFLAAYPGLTLDLRLTDQVIGLVEAGVDVALRMGALPDSSLVARPLCPSHRAVCASPGYLAAHGTPRHPDELRNHNCIVLGDQSSWQFDTALGKTAVAVTGNLRTDNGEVIRDAILAGMGLALKSTWDVGPYLRSGALVRVLPDYPVLPVVSIWAVYPSRHQVPAKTHAFIDFFAARFGSPPYWDSPDAAPPAQ; this is encoded by the coding sequence ATGCACTTCGACCTGCTGGACATCGCCGTGTTCGTGCGCGCAGCGTCGCTGGGCAACCTCTCGGCCGCGGCGCGCGATCTCGGGTTATCCACCTCCTCGGCCAGCAGCCGCCTGGCGCAGCTCGAGCAGCAGCTAGGCACGCGGCTGCTGCACCGGACCACGCGCCGCATCTCCCTGACCGGCGAAGGCGAGCGTTTCCTCGAACATGCCGCGCAATTGCTCGACACGGCCGGCCAGGCCGCGCAATCGGTGGGGCGCGGCGCGCAGGCGCCCCAAGGGCAGCTGCGGGTCACGGTGCCCGCCTCTTTCGGCCGCCAGCACGTCTCGCCAGCCATCCCCGCCTTTCTCGCCGCCTACCCAGGCCTGACGCTGGACCTGCGCCTGACCGATCAGGTGATCGGCCTGGTCGAGGCCGGCGTCGATGTCGCATTACGCATGGGGGCGTTGCCGGACTCATCCCTGGTGGCGCGCCCCCTGTGCCCCAGCCATCGCGCCGTTTGCGCTTCGCCGGGCTATCTTGCCGCGCACGGCACCCCCCGGCATCCGGATGAGTTGCGCAACCACAATTGCATCGTGCTGGGAGACCAGTCATCCTGGCAGTTCGACACGGCGCTGGGCAAGACAGCGGTAGCGGTCACCGGCAACCTGCGCACGGACAACGGCGAAGTCATCCGGGATGCAATCCTGGCTGGCATGGGGCTGGCGCTCAAATCGACCTGGGACGTTGGCCCTTACTTGCGCAGCGGCGCGCTGGTCCGCGTGCTGCCCGATTACCCGGTGCTGCCGGTCGTGTCGATCTGGGCGGTCTATCCCAGCCGCCACCAGGTGCCCGCGAAGACACACGCCTTTATCGATTTCTTTGCTGCGCGCTTCGGCTCCCCGCCCTACTGGGATAGCCCCGATGCCGCGCCTCCCGCCCAATAA
- a CDS encoding TM2 domain-containing protein, whose protein sequence is MPAATQVSATAAPKALQGKSKLITVALAFLFGTVGLHRFYLGGLRDKFAWAHLLAALAGVIGVMSMQTGAGSPALNWTFAIAGGTSVTSAFLAAIVYGLRPDDKWDARFNPHGTPTRSGWPVVILVILSLLIGTGLLMAGLAISFQTFFESQVEAARALSQ, encoded by the coding sequence ATGCCCGCCGCTACCCAAGTTTCAGCCACCGCTGCCCCCAAAGCGCTTCAGGGCAAATCCAAACTGATCACGGTCGCACTGGCCTTCCTGTTCGGCACGGTGGGCCTGCATCGCTTCTACCTGGGTGGCTTGCGCGATAAATTTGCCTGGGCGCACCTGCTGGCGGCACTCGCCGGGGTCATCGGCGTCATGTCGATGCAGACGGGCGCCGGCTCGCCCGCCCTGAACTGGACCTTTGCCATTGCCGGCGGCACGTCGGTGACCAGCGCCTTCCTGGCGGCCATCGTGTATGGCCTGCGCCCCGACGACAAGTGGGATGCCCGCTTCAACCCGCATGGCACGCCTACCCGTTCGGGCTGGCCCGTCGTGATCCTGGTGATCCTGTCGCTGCTGATCGGCACCGGCCTGTTGATGGCGGGCCTGGCCATCAGTTTCCAGACATTCTTCGAATCCCAGGTCGAAGCCGCGCGCGCCTTGTCGCAGTAA
- a CDS encoding PQQ-dependent sugar dehydrogenase, producing the protein MRFHLHIRSFRTLLASTFSAFAAAIWFSPNANAALPLDQIQLPPGFRIELLSAEVPEARGMTLSPEGTLFIGTRGEGKVYAIRNPLAPAPKVRVVATGLNMPVGVAFRDGALYASSTSQIVRLDDIDARLDNPPKPVVVSDRFPSETHHGWKFIAFGPDGYLYVPVGAPCNICAPDENRYANIMKMKPDGTDLQVVAKGVRNSVGFDWHPATRQLWFTDNGRDMLGDDVPDDELNRLTRAGQHFGYPYCHAGSVADPEFGKQRACSEFEPPAAKLGAHVAALGMRFYTGTQFPAEYRNSIFIAEHGSWNRTKPVGYRVVRVVLNERGQAVRQEVFAQGWLQGDKPWGRPADVQVAPDGSLLVSDDMAGAVYRIRYAP; encoded by the coding sequence ATGCGGTTTCACCTTCACATTCGCAGCTTCCGGACCCTGCTCGCGAGCACTTTCTCGGCGTTCGCAGCCGCGATCTGGTTCAGCCCCAATGCCAACGCCGCCCTGCCGCTGGATCAGATCCAGCTGCCGCCAGGCTTTCGCATCGAATTGCTGAGCGCGGAGGTACCGGAAGCGCGTGGCATGACCCTGTCGCCGGAAGGCACGCTCTTCATCGGCACCCGCGGCGAGGGCAAGGTGTATGCGATCCGCAACCCGCTGGCGCCCGCCCCGAAGGTCAGGGTCGTCGCCACCGGCCTGAACATGCCGGTGGGCGTAGCCTTCCGCGATGGCGCACTGTACGCCTCCTCGACCTCGCAGATCGTCCGGCTGGATGATATCGATGCCCGCCTGGACAACCCACCCAAACCCGTCGTGGTAAGTGATCGCTTTCCCTCCGAGACGCATCACGGGTGGAAGTTTATCGCCTTTGGCCCGGATGGCTATCTGTATGTGCCGGTCGGCGCGCCCTGCAATATCTGCGCGCCCGATGAAAACCGTTACGCCAACATCATGAAGATGAAGCCGGACGGCACCGACTTGCAGGTCGTGGCCAAGGGGGTGCGTAATTCGGTGGGCTTTGACTGGCACCCGGCCACCCGCCAGCTCTGGTTCACCGACAACGGGCGCGACATGCTGGGCGATGATGTGCCCGACGACGAGCTCAACCGGCTGACCCGGGCGGGCCAGCATTTCGGCTACCCTTACTGCCACGCCGGCAGCGTCGCCGACCCCGAGTTTGGCAAGCAGCGCGCCTGCTCCGAGTTCGAGCCACCGGCGGCAAAGCTGGGCGCTCACGTCGCCGCGCTCGGCATGCGCTTTTATACCGGCACGCAATTTCCCGCCGAATACCGCAACAGCATTTTCATTGCCGAGCACGGCAGCTGGAACCGGACCAAGCCGGTCGGCTACCGCGTCGTCCGGGTGGTGCTGAACGAGCGCGGCCAGGCGGTGCGCCAGGAGGTGTTCGCGCAAGGCTGGCTGCAGGGCGATAAACCCTGGGGCCGGCCCGCCGATGTCCAGGTTGCCCCGGACGGTTCACTACTGGTCAGCGACGATATGGCGGGCGCGGTCTATCGCATCCGCTACGCACCCTGA
- the rpsP gene encoding 30S ribosomal protein S16, whose translation MVVIRLARGGSKKRPFFNIVAADSRNRRDGRFIERIGFYNPLASASEEGLRLVQDRLTYWTGVGAQLSPTVARLVKQNAAKAAV comes from the coding sequence ATGGTCGTAATCCGTCTGGCTCGCGGTGGCAGCAAGAAGCGCCCCTTCTTCAATATCGTCGCTGCTGACTCGCGTAATCGTCGCGATGGCCGTTTCATCGAGCGTATTGGTTTCTACAACCCCCTGGCTTCGGCAAGCGAAGAAGGCCTGCGTCTGGTGCAAGACCGTCTGACGTACTGGACCGGCGTTGGCGCCCAGCTGTCGCCGACGGTTGCCCGTCTGGTCAAGCAGAACGCCGCCAAGGCTGCAGTCTGA
- the rimM gene encoding ribosome maturation factor RimM (Essential for efficient processing of 16S rRNA) produces MPAALAYTDKLPDDLIEVGYIGAAYGIRGWIKVQPHADDASALLHARRWWLLKPPPTGLVGAADAVASEALCVKIVQSREHSGTVVAQASGVSERNHSEALKGRRVWIRREDFPAPDENEFYWVDLIGCAVFNEQGESLGEVSGLIDNGAHQILQVAHALPDGKAGERLIPFVDAFLRSVDISARRVVVDWGLDY; encoded by the coding sequence TTGCCGGCTGCGCTGGCGTATACCGATAAGCTGCCGGACGACCTGATCGAGGTCGGTTATATCGGTGCGGCTTATGGCATACGGGGCTGGATCAAGGTCCAGCCGCATGCCGACGATGCAAGCGCGCTGTTGCACGCGCGCCGCTGGTGGCTGCTCAAACCGCCGCCAACCGGCTTGGTTGGCGCGGCAGATGCCGTGGCCTCCGAGGCCTTGTGCGTGAAGATCGTGCAGTCCCGCGAGCACAGCGGTACCGTAGTGGCCCAGGCGAGCGGCGTGTCCGAGCGCAACCACTCGGAGGCGCTCAAGGGACGCCGTGTCTGGATTCGGCGCGAGGATTTCCCCGCGCCGGATGAGAACGAATTCTACTGGGTCGATCTGATTGGCTGCGCCGTGTTCAATGAGCAGGGCGAGTCGCTGGGCGAAGTGTCCGGGCTGATCGACAACGGTGCGCACCAGATCCTGCAGGTGGCGCATGCCTTGCCCGATGGCAAGGCGGGTGAGCGCCTGATTCCCTTTGTCGACGCATTCCTGCGCTCGGTCGATATCTCGGCCCGGCGCGTGGTGGTGGACTGGGGCCTGGATTACTGA
- the trmD gene encoding tRNA (guanosine(37)-N1)-methyltransferase TrmD has translation MQFDVITLFPEMFRALTDWGITSRAAKQQRYTLRTWNPRDFTSDNYRTIDDRPYGGGPGMVMLAKPLEDAIDAACSAQQAAQARPEGQEESVREPVRPHVVLMSPQGAPLTHQKVMSLAQRPGLVMLCGRYEAIDQRLIERRVDEEISLGDFVLSGGELPAMAVIDAVVRHLPGVLGDAQSAVQDSFVNGLLDCPHYTRPEEYEGVRVPDILLGGHHAEIEKWRRQQALANTAKKRPDLIEAARSQGLLSRVDEKFLSTWLAKEGRELAPAK, from the coding sequence ATGCAGTTCGACGTGATCACGCTGTTTCCCGAGATGTTTCGCGCGCTGACCGACTGGGGCATTACCAGCCGGGCGGCAAAGCAGCAGCGCTACACGCTGCGCACCTGGAATCCACGCGACTTCACCAGCGACAACTACCGTACCATCGACGACCGTCCCTACGGCGGCGGCCCTGGCATGGTGATGCTGGCCAAGCCGCTGGAAGATGCCATCGACGCGGCGTGTTCCGCCCAGCAGGCGGCGCAGGCCAGGCCGGAGGGCCAGGAGGAGTCGGTAAGGGAGCCGGTGAGGCCGCACGTGGTGCTGATGTCGCCGCAAGGCGCGCCGCTGACGCATCAAAAAGTGATGTCACTGGCGCAGCGTCCCGGCCTGGTGATGCTGTGTGGGCGTTACGAAGCGATTGACCAGCGGTTGATCGAGCGGCGGGTCGATGAGGAAATCAGCCTCGGCGATTTCGTGCTGTCCGGTGGCGAGTTGCCTGCCATGGCCGTGATCGACGCGGTGGTCAGGCATTTGCCGGGTGTGTTGGGCGATGCCCAGTCGGCAGTTCAGGACAGCTTCGTCAACGGGCTGCTGGATTGTCCGCACTACACGCGGCCGGAAGAATACGAAGGTGTGCGGGTGCCCGATATCTTGCTCGGGGGCCATCATGCCGAGATCGAGAAGTGGCGGCGCCAGCAGGCGCTGGCAAATACTGCGAAGAAGCGCCCCGATCTGATCGAGGCAGCGCGCAGTCAAGGGTTGCTGAGCCGGGTCGACGAGAAATTCCTGTCGACATGGCTGGCGAAAGAAGGGCGGGAGCTCGCTCCCGCCAAGTGA
- the rplS gene encoding 50S ribosomal protein L19 — translation MNIIELIEKDEIARLTANKTIPAFAPGDTVIVSVNVVEGNRKRVQAYEGVVIAKRNRGLNSSFIVRKISSGEGVERTFQLYSPLIAAIEVKRRGDVRRAKLYYLRQRSGKSARIKEKLAYKSAPAKAAAKAAAAQ, via the coding sequence ATGAACATCATCGAGCTGATCGAGAAAGACGAAATCGCGCGTCTGACCGCGAACAAGACCATCCCCGCATTCGCACCCGGCGACACCGTGATCGTCAGCGTGAACGTGGTGGAAGGTAACCGCAAGCGCGTCCAGGCTTATGAAGGCGTCGTGATTGCCAAGCGCAATCGTGGCCTGAATTCGTCCTTCATCGTGCGCAAGATTTCGTCGGGTGAAGGCGTGGAACGTACGTTCCAGCTGTACTCGCCGCTGATCGCAGCGATCGAAGTGAAGCGCCGTGGTGACGTCCGCCGCGCCAAGCTGTACTACCTGCGTCAGCGTTCGGGCAAGTCCGCGCGGATCAAGGAAAAGCTGGCATACAAGTCGGCACCGGCCAAGGCTGCTGCCAAGGCTGCTGCTGCTCAGTAA